One window of Pseudomonadota bacterium genomic DNA carries:
- a CDS encoding DUF4097 family beta strand repeat protein: MNKWIIFFAGLLLSSVALAGEEFDRTLAADADGDVLVSNIAGTVVIHGWDRKEVRVTGELGKGTKELIFERDGSDVEIRVEIEKGRNRRVRGTDLEIWLPRMSEIQVITVSADIEVGNVHGKQRLESVSGTVDTQIWGNDLYVRSISGDANVTGHGHAGMVTINLVSGNADIENVSGKIEVQSVSGDLDLELGDINDVRVRSTTGDMEVSGKLAKGARVMIESINGDAILMFHGPVSAEIEIETFNGDIDNCFGPEARRTSKYAPGRELNFTAGDGNGEIRIKTLNGDVTLCKK, from the coding sequence ATGAACAAGTGGATTATCTTTTTCGCCGGACTGTTGTTGTCATCCGTTGCGTTGGCAGGGGAAGAGTTTGACCGGACGCTGGCCGCGGACGCTGATGGCGACGTATTGGTATCCAATATTGCCGGCACGGTCGTTATTCATGGCTGGGATCGGAAAGAAGTCAGGGTAACCGGTGAACTTGGCAAGGGAACCAAGGAACTTATATTTGAGCGAGATGGTTCTGATGTTGAGATTCGGGTCGAAATCGAGAAAGGCAGGAACCGCAGGGTCCGTGGCACCGATCTCGAAATCTGGTTGCCGCGGATGAGTGAAATCCAGGTCATCACGGTTAGCGCGGATATCGAGGTCGGCAATGTGCATGGCAAGCAACGCCTGGAAAGCGTCAGCGGTACGGTGGATACCCAGATTTGGGGTAATGACCTGTATGTCCGGTCGATCAGCGGCGATGCAAATGTAACCGGTCACGGCCACGCGGGCATGGTCACCATCAACCTGGTCAGTGGTAATGCCGATATTGAAAATGTGTCCGGTAAAATCGAAGTGCAGTCTGTCAGCGGCGATCTGGATCTTGAGCTCGGAGACATTAATGACGTCCGCGTACGGTCGACGACCGGTGACATGGAGGTTTCCGGCAAGCTGGCAAAAGGAGCCCGGGTGATGATCGAGAGTATCAACGGAGATGCGATCCTCATGTTTCACGGGCCGGTGAGCGCCGAAATCGAAATCGAGACCTTTAACGGTGATATCGACAATTGTTTCGGTCCGGAAGCGAGGCGAACCAGTAAGTACGCGCCTGGCCGGGAGCTGAATTTCACCGCGGGCGACGGTAATGGCGAGATTCGCATCAAGACATTAAACGGCGACGTGACCCTGTGTAAAAAATAA
- a CDS encoding sigma-70 family RNA polymerase sigma factor produces MTDPDSRQTEKNLVVRAREGEHAAFEILYRQHVGRVYALCLRMTGEPALADDCVQEAFIRAWRKLPEFRGQSAFGTWIHRIAVNQVLGHKRSSRRRGAHLELLAGQMAGASSPAPDSAGFDIENAIARLPEGARDVLLLCGVSGFSHEEASSMLGIAVGTSKAQLHRARRLLKDQLDS; encoded by the coding sequence ATGACTGACCCGGACTCAAGACAGACGGAAAAGAATCTCGTGGTTCGTGCCCGGGAAGGAGAACACGCCGCATTCGAGATACTTTACCGCCAGCATGTTGGCCGGGTTTACGCGCTTTGCCTGAGGATGACCGGTGAGCCGGCGCTGGCGGACGATTGTGTCCAGGAAGCATTCATCCGCGCCTGGCGTAAATTGCCTGAGTTTCGTGGACAAAGTGCATTCGGGACCTGGATCCATCGTATTGCGGTCAACCAGGTTTTGGGCCACAAACGCAGCAGCCGGCGCCGCGGGGCGCATCTTGAGTTGCTTGCCGGGCAGATGGCCGGTGCTTCGTCGCCGGCCCCGGACAGCGCGGGGTTCGATATCGAAAATGCGATCGCCAGACTACCGGAAGGGGCACGGGATGTCCTGTTGCTTTGCGGCGTTAGCGGTTTCAGTCACGAAGAAGCCTCCAGCATGTTGGGAATAGCCGTGGGAACGAGCAAGGCGCAGTTACACAGGGCCAGGCGATTACTGAAAGATCAATTGGATAGTTGA
- a CDS encoding EAL domain-containing response regulator — MSKPEKRLLVIDDEAEIMRFIGEVGRGQGFEVRLAKDADHFRRAVQEFDPSYIVMDLQMPDADGIQLIRYLADEECQAAVLLISGLDDRVLKSAEKLGRSLGLRMAGSLAKPVMLDDLETLLTAVPGGEMRLTKELIMKAMDDGQMVVHYQPKARLRLTGPIYMCGAEAFVRWQHPVQGLMMPGSFLAKAEELGLSGELSRCVLEQVLEANAAWAEKGEEVNVGVNVSARQLVEDDFPDMVEELLSRYDVPADRLMLELSETSAMTDAEQSLVILKRLRAKGVELCLDNFGTASSPLLMLYRMPFSEVKVDTSFILEVRRSEEARAVVAAVVNLAHALGLNVCAEGVESEPTLNFLRSVGCDIAQGYYVCKPLPKDRAYRFLARWSKHVEEQEKKIREQWSMAG, encoded by the coding sequence TTGAGCAAACCCGAAAAACGGCTGCTGGTAATTGACGATGAAGCGGAAATAATGCGCTTTATCGGCGAGGTCGGGCGTGGGCAGGGGTTTGAGGTCAGGCTGGCCAAAGATGCGGATCATTTCAGGCGGGCGGTACAGGAGTTCGACCCGAGCTATATCGTCATGGATCTGCAGATGCCAGACGCTGATGGCATCCAGCTGATTCGGTATCTCGCGGACGAGGAGTGCCAGGCTGCGGTCCTTCTGATCAGCGGTCTGGATGACCGGGTGTTGAAATCGGCCGAAAAACTGGGGCGCAGCCTGGGGCTTCGGATGGCTGGCAGCCTGGCCAAGCCAGTCATGCTGGATGATCTGGAAACGCTGCTGACGGCTGTGCCCGGCGGTGAAATGCGGCTGACCAAAGAGCTGATAATGAAGGCCATGGACGACGGCCAGATGGTGGTGCATTACCAGCCGAAGGCGCGTCTGCGCCTGACCGGTCCCATCTATATGTGTGGTGCGGAAGCCTTCGTGAGGTGGCAGCATCCGGTCCAGGGTTTGATGATGCCGGGGTCGTTCCTGGCGAAGGCCGAGGAACTCGGTCTGTCCGGTGAATTGTCCCGCTGCGTGTTGGAGCAAGTGCTTGAAGCAAATGCCGCGTGGGCGGAAAAAGGCGAGGAGGTCAATGTCGGTGTCAATGTGTCGGCCCGCCAGTTGGTGGAAGACGATTTCCCCGACATGGTCGAGGAATTGCTGTCGCGTTACGACGTTCCAGCCGACCGCCTGATGCTCGAGCTGTCGGAAACTTCGGCGATGACAGATGCCGAGCAGAGCCTGGTCATCCTCAAGCGATTGCGAGCAAAGGGGGTCGAGCTTTGTCTGGACAATTTTGGTACTGCTTCGTCGCCATTACTGATGCTTTACCGGATGCCCTTTTCCGAAGTCAAGGTAGACACCAGTTTCATCCTCGAGGTTCGGCGCAGTGAGGAGGCCAGGGCCGTGGTTGCCGCTGTTGTCAACCTGGCCCATGCGCTTGGGCTGAATGTCTGCGCCGAAGGTGTGGAATCAGAACCAACCCTGAATTTCCTGCGCTCGGTCGGCTGTGATATCGCCCAGGGATATTACGTCTGCAAACCGCTGCCGAAAGACCGCGCCTATCGTTTTCTTGCACGCTGGTCGAAACACGTCGAGGAGCAGGAGAAGAAGATCCGCGAACAGTGGTCGATGGCGGGCTGA
- a CDS encoding PAS domain S-box protein: MAEHCFGSFFWSVFAVAVLYWCFDAWLVAFFDEQQGFLVALVKPGEDHLTHRLITTVTFLVLGMTANGLVSRLYEAKLKLQESQAWLNIMSDASFEGLFISENGKILAVNQRGCHDFGYSREELVGRSVIDLTDPDSRQVVKDHLAGRLEDTYLVTGVRKGGEKIVVEIRARTLDIGGRSLRVSALLDVTERRKTEQNLRIYERQLRSMTTRLALAEEKVRRDIAVALHDTVAQQLSIAKLKLGSVLQDSSDEGSFDSLNEINELIDHAIRQTRTLVFELSPPVLYELGFVAAVEWLSDTLSERHGIECGVKVVGGELLLDLDLRVTMYQLVRELLVNVTKHSGAKSATVSIAENGGMLCVDVKDNGCGFSMSAVRPGFGLFSIRERLKPLDGELNIDSEPGQGSTVGICIPLGERGESSAP, translated from the coding sequence ATGGCGGAGCATTGTTTTGGCAGTTTTTTCTGGAGTGTTTTCGCGGTCGCGGTCCTGTATTGGTGCTTCGATGCCTGGCTGGTGGCTTTTTTCGATGAGCAACAAGGTTTTTTGGTGGCCCTGGTCAAACCAGGCGAAGACCACCTGACGCACCGGCTAATCACAACGGTGACATTTCTGGTGCTGGGCATGACTGCCAACGGCTTGGTGAGTCGTCTTTACGAGGCCAAACTGAAGCTGCAGGAAAGCCAGGCCTGGCTGAACATCATGAGCGATGCCAGCTTTGAGGGCTTGTTCATATCTGAAAATGGCAAAATCCTCGCCGTCAATCAGCGGGGCTGTCATGATTTCGGGTACAGCCGGGAAGAACTGGTCGGACGTTCCGTTATTGACCTGACCGACCCGGATAGCCGCCAAGTTGTAAAGGATCATCTCGCCGGCCGGCTGGAAGATACATACTTAGTCACCGGCGTGCGCAAGGGCGGCGAAAAAATCGTCGTCGAAATACGTGCGCGAACTCTGGATATTGGTGGCAGAAGTCTCAGAGTCTCGGCATTGCTGGATGTCACCGAGCGCCGGAAAACCGAGCAGAATCTGCGAATTTATGAACGCCAGCTTCGCTCCATGACGACGCGACTCGCCCTCGCGGAGGAAAAGGTGCGGCGAGACATAGCGGTCGCCCTGCACGATACCGTGGCTCAGCAGCTCAGTATCGCCAAGCTTAAGCTGGGGTCGGTGCTGCAAGATTCCAGTGATGAAGGAAGTTTTGATTCCTTGAACGAAATCAATGAATTGATCGACCATGCCATTCGCCAAACCCGCACACTGGTTTTCGAGCTCAGTCCGCCCGTTTTGTACGAGCTGGGCTTTGTCGCGGCGGTTGAATGGTTGAGCGATACGCTCAGCGAGCGCCACGGTATCGAATGCGGAGTAAAGGTCGTGGGTGGTGAGTTATTGCTCGATCTTGATTTGCGGGTGACGATGTATCAGCTTGTCAGGGAGCTATTGGTCAACGTAACCAAGCACTCCGGGGCGAAATCGGCGACCGTCAGTATTGCTGAAAACGGCGGCATGTTGTGCGTCGATGTAAAAGACAATGGCTGCGGTTTTAGTATGAGCGCCGTCAGGCCGGGATTCGGTTTGTTCAGTATTCGCGAAAGACTGAAACCGCTGGATGGCGAATTGAATATCGATAGCGAGCCCGGACAAGGTTCCACGGTCGGTATCTGTATCCCGTTGGGTGAGCGGGGTGAGTCCAGTGCCCCTTAA
- a CDS encoding PAS domain S-box protein yields MTADKTLIRALLIDNDASDRASLCEQLDQAISVSFELTEIPQIEASTNITVANGELYDVIMLSLALPGCKGLEALKKLLPLAGDVPVIVLSGQEPRELGLEAVRCGAEDYLVKDEFDCELLVRTIRNATERARIKIELKSSEQKYRALYGNVVAGVFSTTLDGKFISANPSMVKLLGYDSEEELLKIDIPSQIHACPEQRQRWVEQVHAAGEMVNSELRLTRKDGREITVLENSCLVYDSDGNPSHYQGTLIDVTERMRAEAALRKSEERFELAVKGSLDGLYDWDLVADRFFASPRLVDLLGFDPQLENDGYKQFQSRTHPDDHPRVWQAVIEHLRDDRPFNVEFRLRRENGEYLWLQAKGQSVRNADGRATRMAGSVADIGERKKAEEALRSSQSFFQLILNSVPISIAYVEKDETITFANQNYLDWFRVRQPELIGKKIRHITSEESYRIIRPRIDKVLAGEMVTYSAGAEREMQDFELEVTYIPHRDDSGDVIGFFSVVQDMTMHRRLEAELRQAQKMEAVGQLTGGVAHDFNNLLSIIVGNLQLLSRPLKGQEKLMELIDAALKAAMRGAELTKRLLSLSRRQMLEPKLLDINELVMEMDELLRRTLGSSVDIETRFEKNLHPATIDPGQLESALLNLAINARDAMPEGGQLLIETSNLSIPDSGSPEFPQATPGEYVFLAVSDTGCGMPSDVADRAFEPFFTTKDVGKGSGLGLSIVHGFVEKSGGFTSIRSDVGVGTRVRLLFPMSDDEAASSEQQIIEIEMPKGDECILVVEDDNEVRKTTIALLSDLGYQTLEAGDGPSALRVLQAHPEIDLLFSDVMMPGGMRGPVLAQKAGNIRPDLPVLFATGFAESTIMYKGVEAGPDSVICKPYGHDELARKIRRVLDAENTGAAKKAG; encoded by the coding sequence ATGACCGCAGACAAGACATTGATCCGTGCGCTGTTAATCGACAACGATGCCAGCGACAGGGCATCCCTGTGCGAGCAGTTGGACCAGGCGATCTCCGTCAGCTTCGAGCTGACGGAGATCCCGCAGATCGAAGCATCTACCAATATTACGGTCGCTAACGGCGAGCTATACGATGTCATCATGCTGAGCCTCGCGCTGCCCGGATGCAAAGGGCTGGAGGCGCTAAAGAAGTTGTTGCCGCTGGCCGGAGACGTACCGGTTATCGTTCTTTCGGGTCAGGAGCCCAGGGAACTGGGGCTGGAAGCTGTCCGCTGCGGCGCCGAGGACTACCTGGTCAAGGATGAATTCGACTGTGAACTTCTGGTCAGAACGATACGCAACGCGACCGAGAGAGCCCGCATCAAAATCGAGCTCAAGTCATCGGAGCAGAAATACCGGGCTCTTTATGGCAACGTGGTCGCCGGTGTTTTTAGCACGACGCTCGATGGCAAGTTTATCTCCGCCAACCCCAGCATGGTAAAACTTCTCGGATATGACAGCGAGGAGGAGTTGCTAAAGATCGATATCCCCAGCCAGATTCATGCCTGTCCGGAACAAAGGCAACGCTGGGTCGAGCAGGTTCACGCAGCGGGCGAAATGGTCAACTCGGAGCTCAGGCTGACAAGAAAAGACGGCCGGGAAATTACCGTGCTGGAGAATTCCTGCCTGGTTTACGACAGCGATGGGAATCCATCCCACTACCAGGGTACTTTGATCGACGTGACCGAGCGGATGCGGGCGGAGGCGGCGCTACGCAAGAGCGAAGAACGCTTTGAACTGGCGGTCAAGGGATCGCTGGATGGGTTGTACGATTGGGACCTGGTCGCCGATCGGTTCTTTGCATCGCCGAGACTGGTCGACCTCCTGGGTTTCGACCCGCAGCTTGAAAACGACGGCTACAAACAATTTCAGTCTCGCACCCATCCCGATGACCATCCGCGCGTCTGGCAGGCGGTGATCGAGCATCTGCGCGACGATCGGCCCTTCAACGTGGAATTCAGGCTGCGCAGGGAGAACGGCGAGTACCTGTGGCTGCAGGCCAAGGGTCAGTCTGTTCGTAATGCGGATGGCAGAGCAACCCGGATGGCCGGCTCAGTGGCGGATATTGGTGAGCGCAAGAAGGCCGAGGAAGCGTTGCGTAGCAGCCAGTCCTTTTTCCAACTGATTCTGAATTCGGTGCCGATCAGCATCGCCTATGTTGAAAAAGACGAAACCATTACCTTCGCCAATCAAAATTATCTCGACTGGTTCCGGGTAAGACAACCCGAATTGATTGGCAAGAAAATCAGACATATCACCTCGGAGGAATCGTACCGGATAATACGGCCGAGAATCGACAAAGTCCTGGCCGGCGAGATGGTCACTTATTCGGCTGGCGCCGAGCGGGAGATGCAGGATTTTGAACTGGAGGTGACCTATATTCCGCACCGCGACGACAGCGGCGATGTCATCGGTTTCTTTTCCGTGGTCCAGGATATGACCATGCACCGGCGGCTGGAAGCGGAGCTGCGCCAGGCGCAGAAAATGGAAGCAGTCGGTCAGCTTACCGGTGGCGTAGCCCATGATTTCAATAACCTTCTGAGCATTATCGTCGGCAATCTCCAGTTGCTTTCCAGGCCGTTAAAAGGGCAGGAGAAACTCATGGAGCTGATCGATGCCGCACTGAAGGCAGCAATGCGGGGTGCGGAACTGACCAAGAGGCTGCTTTCCCTCTCTCGCCGCCAGATGCTCGAACCCAAATTGCTGGATATCAACGAACTGGTCATGGAAATGGACGAGTTGCTGAGGCGAACGCTGGGCAGCAGCGTTGACATAGAAACCCGATTCGAAAAAAACCTGCATCCGGCAACCATCGATCCGGGGCAACTGGAAAGCGCGCTGTTAAATCTCGCGATCAACGCGCGGGATGCCATGCCGGAAGGCGGGCAACTCCTGATCGAGACCAGCAACCTGAGCATCCCCGATAGCGGATCCCCCGAGTTTCCTCAGGCGACGCCAGGTGAGTATGTATTTTTGGCGGTAAGCGATACCGGGTGCGGAATGCCGTCCGATGTAGCCGATCGGGCTTTCGAGCCATTCTTTACGACCAAGGACGTCGGCAAGGGCAGTGGTCTGGGCCTGAGCATAGTCCATGGTTTTGTCGAGAAGTCTGGTGGTTTTACCAGCATCAGGAGCGATGTCGGTGTCGGAACTCGCGTCAGACTGTTATTCCCGATGTCAGATGACGAAGCAGCGAGCAGCGAGCAGCAGATTATTGAAATTGAAATGCCAAAAGGCGATGAGTGCATACTGGTCGTCGAAGACGACAACGAGGTCAGAAAAACCACGATAGCTCTGCTCAGCGACCTCGGTTACCAGACCCTGGAAGCGGGGGACGGGCCATCCGCGCTGCGCGTGCTGCAGGCGCACCCGGAAATCGACTTGTTGTTTAGCGATGTCATGATGCCAGGTGGGATGCGAGGGCCGGTGCTGGCGCAAAAAGCTGGAAATATCCGCCCTGACTTACCGGTCCTGTTTGCTACGGGCTTTGCTGAAAGCACGATCATGTATAAAGGCGTAGAAGCCGGTCCGGACAGCGTAATCTGCAAGCCCTATGGCCACGATGAGCTGGCCCGAAAAATCCGCCGGGTGCTGGATGCAGAAAACACCGGAGCGGCCAAGAAAGCCGGCTAG
- a CDS encoding methyltransferase domain-containing protein: MMNRKKHWDTVYAAKASDQLSWYQETPVTSLDLIDQTGVAREDAIIDVGGGASVLVDHLLALGYTDLTVLDISGRALRAARRRLSGKADQVCWIESDITMLEPQRQYALWHDRAVFHFLTAPADRAKYVALLKNSLATDGFLVIGAFAVDGPARCSGLDVVRYDRQGICAELGACFRLLGEFADPHKTPWGAEQKFAFFSFRYLGNDDRH, translated from the coding sequence TTGATGAACAGAAAAAAACATTGGGACACCGTGTATGCCGCCAAGGCGTCAGACCAGCTGAGCTGGTACCAGGAAACTCCTGTTACCTCGCTGGACCTGATTGACCAAACCGGGGTCGCTCGCGAAGACGCAATTATCGATGTCGGCGGCGGCGCATCGGTCCTGGTCGATCACCTGCTGGCGCTCGGCTACACGGACTTGACGGTACTGGATATCTCAGGCCGCGCGTTGCGCGCTGCACGGCGCAGACTCAGCGGCAAAGCGGATCAGGTCTGCTGGATAGAATCCGATATTACGATGCTGGAGCCGCAACGCCAGTATGCGCTCTGGCATGACCGTGCAGTATTTCATTTTTTGACCGCGCCTGCAGACCGGGCGAAATACGTCGCGCTTTTGAAAAACAGCCTGGCCACCGATGGATTTTTGGTGATAGGCGCCTTCGCCGTAGATGGCCCCGCGCGCTGCAGCGGTCTGGATGTCGTCCGCTACGACCGGCAAGGAATCTGCGCGGAACTGGGCGCGTGTTTCCGTTTGCTCGGCGAATTTGCTGATCCCCATAAGACGCCATGGGGAGCCGAACAGAAGTTTGCTTTCTTCAGCTTTCGATACCTGGGGAATGACGATCGGCACTGA
- a CDS encoding NfeD family protein has protein sequence MLWWGWIVLGVIILGAEMFVIDAQFFLVFIGLSAILVGLLDLFGLAMPEWGQWMLFAALALISMFTFRRALYTKFKGSAPGFRASLEGDMILVADELAPGAESRASHRGTKWTIRNVGGDSIPAGQRARVLKTEGLVLHVSNDPAD, from the coding sequence ATGTTGTGGTGGGGATGGATCGTACTCGGTGTAATTATCCTGGGCGCTGAGATGTTTGTGATCGACGCTCAGTTTTTCCTGGTGTTTATTGGTTTGTCGGCCATATTGGTCGGCCTGCTGGACCTGTTTGGGCTCGCCATGCCGGAATGGGGACAGTGGATGTTATTTGCCGCGCTGGCCTTGATCTCAATGTTCACTTTTCGCAGGGCTCTGTATACCAAGTTCAAGGGCAGCGCGCCTGGTTTTCGCGCGAGCCTGGAAGGCGATATGATCCTGGTTGCGGATGAGCTGGCGCCGGGCGCCGAGAGCAGGGCCAGTCACCGCGGCACGAAATGGACCATTCGAAATGTCGGCGGTGATAGCATCCCGGCAGGACAAAGAGCTCGTGTGCTAAAAACCGAGGGCCTGGTCCTGCATGTGTCAAACGATCCGGCGGATTGA
- a CDS encoding paraslipin: protein MDSLIVALAIVVVAVIIIAKTAVVVPQQNAYVIEKLGKFSRTLKAGFHILVPFFDRIAYRHTLKEQAIDIPEQICITKDNVQVGVDGILYLQILDAGRASYGISDYIWAIIQLAQTTLRSEIGKIVLDRTFEERSMINLNVVTELDKASDPWGVKVLRYEIKNINPPHDVLTAMEKQMRAEREKRAVVLTSEGERDAKINEAEGEKQRVIKESEATKQMQINEAAGEAQAILAVATATAEGMRRIAAAVIEKGGNEAMQLRIAEQYIEQFGKLAKEGNTLVIPAQLADLSSMIALATNIAKGDKTVVG from the coding sequence ATGGATTCATTGATTGTCGCACTGGCGATCGTTGTCGTCGCCGTTATCATCATCGCCAAGACTGCGGTCGTGGTACCGCAGCAAAACGCCTACGTAATTGAAAAGCTGGGCAAATTCAGCCGGACGCTCAAGGCCGGTTTTCATATTCTGGTGCCGTTTTTTGACCGGATCGCCTACAGGCACACCTTGAAGGAACAGGCGATCGATATTCCCGAACAAATCTGCATTACCAAGGACAACGTACAAGTGGGCGTTGACGGGATCCTGTACCTGCAGATCCTCGACGCGGGCAGGGCATCCTACGGGATCTCCGATTACATCTGGGCCATCATTCAACTGGCGCAGACCACCCTGCGTAGCGAAATAGGCAAGATAGTCCTGGACCGGACATTCGAAGAACGCTCGATGATCAATTTGAACGTGGTCACTGAACTCGACAAGGCGTCCGATCCCTGGGGCGTCAAAGTCTTGCGTTACGAAATCAAGAATATCAACCCGCCGCATGACGTCTTGACCGCGATGGAAAAACAGATGCGCGCCGAGCGTGAAAAGCGTGCGGTCGTGCTGACCTCCGAAGGCGAACGCGATGCCAAGATCAACGAAGCCGAAGGCGAGAAACAGCGGGTGATCAAGGAATCGGAAGCGACCAAGCAAATGCAGATCAATGAAGCGGCCGGTGAGGCGCAGGCTATCCTGGCCGTGGCAACCGCGACCGCTGAAGGCATGCGGCGCATCGCAGCCGCCGTGATCGAGAAAGGCGGCAACGAAGCGATGCAATTGCGTATTGCGGAACAGTATATCGAGCAATTCGGCAAGCTGGCCAAGGAAGGCAACACCCTGGTCATCCCGGCACAGCTTGCGGATCTGAGTTCCATGATCGCGCTGGCAACCAACATCGCCAAGGGAGACAAGACCGTTGTCGGTTAA
- a CDS encoding SMP-30/gluconolactonase/LRE family protein, producing MKTALLIFSVAMAVFLTWLFFSPVSISPSGWQPDADPGMTGAFRRNNALASVVRLTPGLGEGPEDIALGPSGLLYTGLQDGRIVRFLSDGTIIDDWVNTGGRPLGMQFDNQYNLIVADSTRGLLRISPLGEIEVLTDSVNGQRMIFVDDLDIADNGVIWFTDASQRFGQDEWRLDLIEASFSGRLLSYDPQSGETRVRIGKLGFANGVALGPNDEYVLVNETLMAKIHRLWLKGPLAGTRDVFVGSLPGYPDNLSFNGKDLFWVALPSPRQKILENLAGSPFMLKALARLPESFGPKIPPLGWVIGIDLSGQVRHSMQDWSGTYSGVTSVNEIDNRLFLGSIVMHTVGAIDLPERSR from the coding sequence ATGAAAACGGCGCTGCTGATTTTCTCCGTTGCCATGGCCGTTTTTCTGACCTGGCTGTTTTTCTCGCCGGTTTCCATTTCTCCATCCGGCTGGCAACCGGACGCCGATCCCGGGATGACCGGCGCTTTCCGCCGCAACAACGCCCTGGCGAGCGTGGTTCGCCTGACGCCTGGCCTGGGCGAAGGGCCCGAGGATATTGCGCTGGGCCCGAGCGGCCTCCTGTATACGGGCCTGCAGGATGGCCGTATCGTGCGGTTCCTTTCTGACGGAACGATTATCGATGATTGGGTCAATACCGGTGGCCGGCCGCTGGGTATGCAGTTCGACAACCAGTACAACCTGATCGTGGCCGATTCGACGCGCGGCCTCCTGCGTATTTCACCGTTAGGTGAAATAGAAGTTCTAACCGACTCGGTCAATGGCCAGCGAATGATATTCGTGGATGATCTGGATATCGCAGACAATGGCGTAATCTGGTTCACCGATGCCTCGCAAAGGTTCGGACAGGACGAATGGCGCCTGGACCTGATCGAAGCCAGCTTTAGCGGTCGCCTGCTCAGTTATGACCCGCAAAGCGGAGAAACCCGGGTTCGTATCGGCAAGCTCGGCTTTGCCAATGGCGTCGCATTGGGACCCAACGACGAATACGTACTGGTCAACGAAACGCTGATGGCAAAAATTCACCGGTTGTGGCTCAAGGGGCCGCTGGCCGGGACGCGTGATGTTTTCGTCGGCTCCCTGCCAGGCTATCCGGACAACCTTTCCTTCAACGGCAAGGACCTGTTCTGGGTCGCCCTGCCATCGCCCAGGCAAAAAATTCTCGAGAACCTGGCCGGCTCGCCGTTCATGCTCAAGGCCCTTGCCCGGCTGCCGGAGAGCTTCGGGCCAAAGATTCCTCCGCTGGGCTGGGTAATCGGCATCGATCTGAGCGGACAAGTCAGGCACAGCATGCAGGACTGGTCCGGCACCTACTCCGGCGTTACCAGTGTCAATGAGATTGACAACCGGCTTTTCCTCGGCAGCATTGTCATGCACACAGTTGGCGCGATCGACCTGCCCGAGCGATCCCGGTAA
- a CDS encoding C40 family peptidase yields MNRSTIRWPTAAAIAMTMLAGCASQPSAPVYTSKEKFRSVSQAREVPRGSSLGRRLARTATNMIGVPYVYGGRTPKGFDCSGLVYYSYQQAGIKVPRTSKEQFKAARRVSLSDAQPGDLLFFRIDRKISHVAMYIGNGYFVHAPSSGKAVSVANLNDAYYREHFERAGRLHRGK; encoded by the coding sequence ATGAATCGATCGACTATCCGGTGGCCCACCGCGGCAGCCATCGCCATGACCATGCTCGCTGGCTGCGCCAGCCAGCCGTCCGCGCCGGTTTACACCTCGAAGGAGAAATTTCGCTCCGTCTCCCAGGCTCGGGAGGTTCCACGCGGATCATCGCTGGGCCGGCGACTCGCGCGCACCGCGACAAATATGATCGGCGTGCCCTATGTTTACGGCGGGCGCACGCCAAAAGGCTTCGACTGCAGCGGACTGGTGTACTACTCCTACCAGCAGGCCGGGATAAAGGTCCCGCGTACCTCGAAGGAACAGTTCAAGGCTGCCAGGCGGGTTTCATTATCCGACGCGCAACCCGGTGACTTGTTGTTTTTCCGCATCGACCGAAAAATCTCGCACGTCGCCATGTACATCGGCAACGGCTATTTCGTGCATGCTCCTTCGAGCGGCAAGGCCGTGTCCGTCGCCAACCTCAATGACGCGTATTACCGTGAGCATTTCGAGCGCGCCGGCCGCCTGCATCGGGGCAAATAG